In a genomic window of Numenius arquata chromosome 5, bNumArq3.hap1.1, whole genome shotgun sequence:
- the EIF4E gene encoding eukaryotic translation initiation factor 4E → MAAVEPETTPNPQPSEEEKTEPAPSQEVASPEQYIKHPLQNRWALWFFKNDKSKTWQANLRLISKFDTVEDFWALYNHIQLSSNLMPGCDYSLFKDGIEPMWEDEKNKRGGRWLITLNKQQRRSDLDRFWLETLLCLIGESFDDYSDDVCGAVVNVRTKGDKIAIWTTECENRDAVTHIGRVYKERLGLPPKIVIGYQSHADTATKSGSTTKNRFVV, encoded by the exons GAAACCACTCCCAACCCTCAGCCttcagaagaggagaaaaccGAGCCAGCACCTAGTCAGGAGGTTGCCAGCCCTGAACAGTATATTAAGCATCCACTACAAAACAG aTGGGCACTCtggttttttaaaaatgacaagagCAAAACTTGGCAAGCAAATCTTCGTCTTATCTCAAAGTTTGATACTGTTGAAGATTTTTGGGC TTTATACAACCATATCCAGCTCTCTAGTAATTTAATGCCTGGTTGTGACTACTCGCTCTTTAAG GATGGGATTGAACCCATGtgggaagatgaaaaaaacaagCGAGGAGGCCGATGGCTAATTACACTAAACAAACAGCAGAGACGAAGTGACCTTGATCGCTTCTGGCTAGAGACA CTGCTGTGCCTTATTGGGGAGTCGTTTGATGACTACAGTGATGATGTATGTGGTGCTGTTGTTAATGTTAGAACTAAGGGTGATAAAATAGCAATATGGACAACTGAATGTGAAAACAGGGATGCTGTTACGCATATAGG gagAGTATACAAGGAAAGATTAGGACTTCCTCCAAAGATAGTGATTGGTTATCAGTCCCATGCAGACACAGCTACTAAGAGCGGCTCCACCACTAAAAATAGATTTGTTGTTTAA